Proteins from a genomic interval of Acidimicrobiia bacterium:
- a CDS encoding MGMT family protein codes for MQPDFEEAVREVLTALKPGDVVTYGEVAAEAGFPGAARAVGNILRGSDGLPWWRVVNAAGRLVPGHEREHAQRLRAEGIAVKNGKVSR; via the coding sequence ATGCAACCCGACTTCGAGGAAGCCGTCCGTGAGGTTCTCACCGCCCTGAAGCCCGGCGATGTCGTCACCTACGGCGAAGTCGCCGCCGAGGCGGGTTTCCCCGGGGCCGCTCGAGCCGTCGGCAACATCCTCAGAGGGTCCGACGGACTTCCCTGGTGGCGAGTCGTCAATGCGGCCGGTCGACTGGTTCCCGGCCACGAACGTGAGCATGCCCAACGGCTGCGCGCCGAAGGAATCGCCGTGAAGAACGGCAAGGTTTCCAGATAG
- the upp gene encoding uracil phosphoribosyltransferase has protein sequence MSLTVVDNPITNHYLSILRSNQSNAETFRSAARRVSLSLVHEAAKGLVEETIEVETPLERTTGTKIAQGIVAVPVLRSGLGMIDAVLALLPDVSVGYVGVARDEITIKPEEYYIKLPDMAGKKVLVLEPMLATGGSLSYAIQMIKNRGGVDITAICVIAAPVGVDRVQKEHPDVDLVIASIDRDLNDHYYIRPGLGDMGDRLFGTV, from the coding sequence ATGAGCCTGACCGTTGTGGATAACCCGATTACCAATCACTATTTGTCCATCCTCCGCTCCAACCAGTCGAACGCTGAGACCTTCCGCTCCGCAGCCAGACGGGTCAGCCTGTCCCTCGTTCACGAAGCCGCCAAAGGGCTTGTGGAAGAGACCATCGAAGTCGAAACGCCGCTGGAAAGAACTACCGGGACCAAAATTGCGCAGGGCATCGTGGCGGTCCCCGTGTTGCGGTCGGGGCTCGGCATGATCGATGCCGTGTTGGCACTGCTACCCGATGTTTCAGTTGGGTATGTCGGCGTGGCCCGCGATGAGATCACGATCAAGCCCGAGGAGTACTACATCAAACTGCCCGATATGGCCGGAAAGAAAGTGCTGGTCCTCGAGCCGATGCTGGCGACCGGCGGATCGTTGTCCTACGCGATCCAGATGATCAAAAACCGTGGCGGGGTCGATATCACGGCCATATGCGTGATTGCTGCCCCGGTTGGCGTTGACCGCGTCCAAAAGGAGCATCCCGACGTAGACCTCGTGATTGCCTCCATCGACCGCGACCTCAACGATCACTACTACATCCGTCCCGGGCTCGGCGACATGGGAGATCGACTCTTCGGTACGGTGTAG
- the ppc gene encoding phosphoenolpyruvate carboxylase: MERTSYDQRVIEETDDLLLRADIRRLGAQLGETLIRQHGPELLSLVEEVRRLTRQQRDHPSAETGRRLEGLLESQDLDTTIRLVRAFTTYFHLANVAEQTHRVDELAAPVGEDREWLEASVDRILAANMPQDELDRILSRIELGPVFTAHPTEAARRSILTKLNDIAGLLEARLDPRATDADQRRIDRRTAELIELIWQTDELRLDRPEPIDEARSIIFYFDQLFTDVIPGLLEEYDLQMQRLGTVVDPYSTPIRFGTWVGGDRDGNPFVTPAVTMRVLEIQHEHGLRNIIKAVEALSAELSSSLAVQGISSELEDSLAADRIALPQVFDRFGSMNAAEPYRLKCSYIHERLRNTRDRFAEGTHHRPGTAYPGVIQLLDELTVMRNSLLDHRGTFIANGPLLRLIRTVAAFGFRMATMDVREHSERHHELLAVLYQRLDIDYRAVSPGERTRFLANELTARRPLSSPTTLLTPSTDSTMGTFHTIRDAQDRFGIDVIDSYIISMTRDAGDVFAAAVLARETGLIDVHTNVARIGFVPLLETIDELRVAGAILDDMLSEPSYRSIVAAHHDVQEVMLGYSDSNKHGGITTSQWEIYKAQRDLRNTAMKHGVRLRLFHGRGGTVGRGGGPTHAAIMAQPFGTIDGPIKLTEQGEVISDKYGLPELARRNLELTLAAVLEASTLHKTPRQSEAVLGHWDEVMETVSDAAFATYRSLVDSDRLVDYFLRSTPVDELGDLNIGSRPSRRRDSTGLDGLRAIPWVFGWTQTRQIIPGWFGVGSGLAAARQAGYGEAMTEMYKTWSYFSTFLSNVEMTLAKTDLAIADRYVDLLVEDEAKDILEVIRAEYELTLAEVATATRHELLAEAPTLARTLSVRDRYLDPINYLQVTLLARSRSDEGGDPQLRRALLLTVNGIAAGLRNTG, encoded by the coding sequence ATCGAGCGCACCAGCTACGATCAGCGGGTGATCGAGGAAACCGACGACCTCCTGTTGCGAGCCGATATTCGGCGATTGGGCGCCCAACTCGGGGAAACGTTGATCCGACAACATGGGCCGGAATTACTGTCCCTGGTCGAGGAAGTCCGCAGGCTCACTCGCCAGCAGCGAGACCATCCAAGCGCTGAAACCGGTCGCCGCCTCGAAGGGCTCCTCGAAAGCCAGGATCTCGACACCACCATCCGGCTGGTCAGGGCGTTCACGACCTACTTCCATCTCGCCAACGTCGCCGAGCAAACCCATCGGGTTGATGAACTAGCTGCCCCGGTCGGAGAAGATCGCGAGTGGCTTGAAGCCTCGGTGGACCGAATCCTGGCCGCAAACATGCCACAGGACGAACTCGATCGGATTCTGTCTCGGATCGAGCTCGGGCCGGTATTCACCGCGCATCCGACGGAAGCGGCCAGGCGCTCGATCTTGACGAAACTCAACGACATCGCCGGACTGCTCGAAGCCCGACTCGATCCACGAGCCACCGACGCCGACCAACGGCGGATCGATCGAAGGACCGCGGAACTCATCGAGCTCATCTGGCAGACAGACGAACTCCGCCTCGATAGACCCGAACCCATCGACGAAGCTCGATCGATCATCTTCTACTTCGATCAGCTTTTCACAGACGTGATACCCGGGCTACTGGAGGAATATGACCTGCAGATGCAGCGACTCGGGACCGTGGTCGATCCGTATTCGACCCCGATCCGCTTTGGAACCTGGGTCGGCGGTGATCGAGATGGCAATCCGTTTGTGACTCCGGCGGTGACGATGCGGGTCCTTGAGATTCAGCATGAGCACGGCTTGCGCAACATCATCAAAGCCGTCGAGGCGCTGTCGGCAGAGCTGTCATCATCGCTGGCGGTCCAGGGTATCTCGTCAGAGCTGGAGGATTCCCTTGCCGCAGACCGGATCGCACTCCCCCAGGTGTTCGACCGATTCGGATCGATGAACGCGGCCGAGCCGTACCGACTGAAATGCTCGTACATACACGAGCGCCTTCGCAACACCCGAGACAGATTCGCCGAGGGAACCCACCACCGGCCGGGGACTGCCTACCCGGGCGTGATCCAGCTTCTCGACGAGCTGACCGTCATGCGCAATTCCCTGCTCGACCACCGGGGAACATTCATCGCAAACGGACCCCTACTGCGCCTCATCCGCACCGTGGCGGCCTTCGGATTCCGTATGGCGACCATGGACGTTCGGGAACATTCGGAGCGTCACCACGAGTTGCTTGCCGTGCTCTATCAGCGCCTCGACATCGACTATCGAGCCGTAAGTCCCGGCGAACGCACCCGGTTCCTCGCCAATGAACTGACCGCCCGGCGTCCCCTATCGTCACCCACGACCCTTTTGACCCCCTCGACTGACTCGACCATGGGGACGTTTCATACGATCCGAGATGCCCAGGATCGATTTGGGATCGATGTTATCGACTCCTACATCATCTCGATGACCCGCGACGCCGGCGACGTATTCGCGGCCGCCGTACTTGCCAGGGAGACCGGCCTGATTGACGTACATACGAACGTGGCCCGGATCGGCTTTGTGCCTTTACTCGAGACGATCGACGAGTTGCGAGTGGCCGGTGCGATTCTCGACGACATGCTGTCGGAGCCGTCGTACCGGTCGATCGTTGCTGCTCATCATGACGTTCAGGAAGTCATGCTGGGCTACTCGGACTCCAACAAACACGGTGGCATCACCACATCGCAATGGGAGATATACAAGGCTCAACGTGATTTGAGAAACACGGCGATGAAACACGGCGTTCGCTTGCGCCTGTTCCACGGTCGAGGCGGCACCGTCGGTCGCGGAGGCGGCCCCACCCACGCCGCGATTATGGCCCAGCCGTTTGGCACCATCGACGGGCCTATCAAACTCACCGAGCAGGGCGAAGTCATCTCCGACAAGTACGGTCTGCCGGAATTGGCCCGCCGCAACCTTGAGTTGACGCTTGCTGCAGTACTCGAAGCCTCCACCCTTCACAAGACTCCACGCCAAAGCGAAGCGGTACTTGGCCACTGGGACGAAGTCATGGAGACTGTGTCGGATGCTGCGTTCGCTACGTACCGGAGCCTGGTCGACTCCGATCGCCTCGTCGATTATTTCCTGCGGTCTACTCCCGTTGACGAGCTAGGCGATCTCAACATTGGCTCACGCCCCTCCCGTCGGCGCGACTCGACCGGCCTCGACGGTCTACGGGCCATCCCCTGGGTGTTCGGCTGGACTCAAACCCGTCAAATCATCCCCGGATGGTTCGGAGTTGGGAGCGGCCTGGCGGCTGCCCGCCAGGCCGGCTACGGGGAAGCGATGACCGAGATGTACAAGACCTGGTCATACTTTTCAACGTTCCTCTCAAATGTAGAGATGACCCTCGCCAAGACCGACCTTGCCATTGCCGACCGATATGTCGACTTGTTGGTCGAAGACGAGGCCAAAGACATCCTTGAAGTCATCCGGGCCGAGTACGAGCTGACCCTTGCGGAGGTGGCGACCGCCACCCGCCACGAACTGCTGGCGGAAGCACCGACGCTCGCCAGGACATTGTCGGTGCGGGATCGATATCTCGATCCGATCAACTACCTCCAGGTGACGTTGCTGGCCCGCTCCCGTTCCGATGAGGGCGGGGACCCTCAACTACGCAGAGCACTGCTACTCACCGTCAATGGGATCGCGGCCGGCCTTCGCAACACCGGCTGA
- the ffh gene encoding signal recognition particle protein yields the protein MFDSLSDRFTGIFSSLRGKGRLSEADVDKALREVRLALLEADVNVSVAKNLLARIKERALGAAVHASLTPGQQVIKIVHEELITTLGTTEVGLKFTGKEPFTILMVGLQGSGKTTTSGKLAKYLRAQGKNPLLVAADLARPAAIDQLETLGASIGIRVYSERKSKPGKVVKAAMKEAVRAGHDVVIVDTAGRLAIDKALMDELADIRKISDPDEVLLVVDAMTGQDAVNVAQGFLEYTDLTGFILSKLDGDSRGGAAISVREVTGRPIKFAAVGESLNDFEVFYPERMASRILGMGDVLTLIEKAEETWDLEEAEQMAEKLRKAEFDLEDFLAQFQQIRRMGPLQGLLAMLPGANEALRDVEISDKDLGRVEAIIRSMTPEERHSPRLIDGSRKRRIARGSGTSPQQVNALLKQFGETQKMMKMLAAGKSVPGLPGMPGMRPQRKNKSRKR from the coding sequence ATGTTCGACTCACTGTCTGATCGTTTCACCGGTATTTTTTCGAGCCTGCGTGGCAAAGGTCGGCTATCGGAAGCCGATGTCGACAAGGCGCTCCGTGAGGTCCGACTGGCGCTTCTCGAAGCCGATGTCAACGTTTCGGTTGCCAAGAATCTGCTCGCCAGGATCAAGGAGCGTGCCCTCGGTGCCGCGGTGCATGCGAGTCTGACTCCCGGTCAGCAGGTCATCAAGATCGTTCACGAGGAGCTGATAACGACCCTCGGCACCACAGAAGTCGGCTTGAAGTTCACGGGTAAGGAACCGTTTACGATCCTTATGGTTGGATTGCAAGGTTCCGGCAAGACGACGACGAGTGGCAAGCTGGCGAAGTACCTGCGGGCCCAGGGGAAAAACCCATTACTGGTCGCTGCTGACCTTGCCCGCCCGGCCGCCATCGACCAACTGGAAACGCTCGGGGCGAGCATCGGCATCCGCGTATATTCGGAGCGAAAGTCCAAGCCGGGCAAGGTCGTGAAGGCGGCGATGAAGGAAGCGGTCAGGGCCGGACACGACGTGGTTATTGTCGACACCGCCGGACGGTTGGCTATCGACAAAGCGCTGATGGACGAACTGGCGGATATCCGCAAGATCTCCGACCCCGACGAGGTACTCCTCGTGGTGGACGCCATGACCGGCCAGGATGCGGTCAACGTTGCGCAGGGCTTTCTTGAATACACCGACCTCACCGGCTTCATCCTTTCGAAACTTGACGGCGATTCCCGGGGTGGAGCTGCCATCTCGGTGCGGGAGGTCACCGGCCGACCCATCAAATTTGCGGCGGTCGGAGAGTCACTCAATGATTTCGAGGTGTTCTATCCAGAGCGCATGGCATCGCGCATTCTCGGGATGGGCGATGTACTCACCCTCATTGAAAAGGCCGAGGAAACGTGGGACCTCGAAGAGGCTGAGCAGATGGCCGAAAAGCTCCGAAAGGCCGAATTTGACCTTGAGGACTTCCTCGCCCAGTTCCAACAGATCCGGCGGATGGGGCCACTTCAGGGATTGCTTGCTATGCTTCCAGGCGCCAACGAGGCCCTACGAGATGTCGAAATATCCGACAAGGACTTGGGCCGGGTTGAAGCGATCATCAGATCGATGACACCTGAAGAACGGCACAGCCCTCGGTTGATCGACGGAAGTCGTAAACGGAGGATTGCGCGGGGCTCTGGAACGAGTCCTCAGCAGGTCAACGCCTTGCTGAAACAGTTCGGCGAGACACAAAAGATGATGAAGATGTTGGCCGCAGGCAAAAGCGTCCCCGGGCTACCCGGAATGCCAGGCATGCGGCCGCAACGAAAGAACAAGAGCAGGAAGAGGTGA
- the rpsP gene encoding 30S ribosomal protein S16 yields MAVKIRLMRLGKKKQPVYRVVVADGRQPRDGSYIDAIGRYDPRQEPSLIEIDNDKAVTWLNDGAQPTEAARKLLEISGAWTQFKISRGEIHTVASKPAPKKEAPVEPVAEVAEVEGDSGEEE; encoded by the coding sequence ATGGCGGTCAAGATCCGCCTGATGCGGTTGGGCAAAAAGAAGCAGCCCGTATATCGAGTCGTCGTAGCTGATGGCCGCCAACCGCGCGATGGAAGCTATATCGATGCTATCGGACGATACGATCCCCGTCAGGAGCCTTCGTTAATCGAAATCGATAACGACAAGGCTGTTACCTGGCTCAATGATGGCGCCCAGCCGACGGAGGCCGCCCGCAAGTTGTTGGAGATCTCCGGGGCATGGACGCAGTTCAAGATTTCCCGTGGCGAGATCCACACTGTGGCATCAAAGCCGGCCCCAAAGAAGGAAGCACCCGTCGAACCAGTTGCTGAAGTGGCTGAGGTCGAAGGCGATTCCGGCGAGGAAGAATAA
- a CDS encoding KH domain-containing protein, which yields MVESVVSYIVKAIVDDPDAVEVTVIEEGPDEVTAEVRAAKSDMGRVIGRRGRVAKAIRTIAQAAADEEGLTAGVEFLD from the coding sequence ATCGTCGAGAGCGTCGTCTCATACATCGTCAAGGCCATCGTTGATGACCCCGATGCTGTAGAAGTGACAGTCATTGAAGAAGGACCCGATGAGGTAACCGCCGAAGTGCGGGCTGCCAAATCAGATATGGGTCGCGTGATCGGGAGGAGAGGTCGGGTTGCCAAAGCGATCAGGACGATCGCCCAGGCGGCCGCCGACGAAGAAGGCCTGACTGCAGGCGTCGAGTTTCTCGACTAG
- the rimM gene encoding 16S rRNA processing protein RimM, with the protein MNDQIIIGHVARAHGLKGDVAVVFYSDHPEQFRPGFQFGGTTGPFTIERVRTGAGVFLIKFAEVSDRNTAELMQGVQLTMTESHLRELDEGEYWPSQLTGLEVRDPSGARRGEIIEVVTGGAQDRLAIQVADGRVEVPFVDALVPTVDIEGGFVIVEAIAGLLDIGE; encoded by the coding sequence TTGAACGATCAAATTATCATCGGCCACGTCGCCAGAGCCCACGGGCTCAAAGGGGACGTGGCCGTTGTCTTCTATTCGGATCATCCTGAACAGTTCAGACCCGGATTTCAGTTCGGTGGCACCACCGGACCCTTCACCATTGAACGGGTTCGAACCGGCGCCGGGGTCTTCCTTATCAAGTTTGCCGAAGTTTCCGACCGGAATACCGCTGAGCTGATGCAAGGCGTCCAATTGACCATGACCGAGTCTCATCTGCGTGAATTGGACGAGGGGGAGTATTGGCCATCCCAGCTGACGGGATTGGAAGTTCGTGACCCCTCGGGCGCTCGGAGGGGTGAGATCATCGAAGTTGTCACAGGTGGAGCGCAAGACCGGTTGGCGATCCAGGTTGCCGATGGCCGGGTCGAGGTTCCGTTTGTCGACGCGTTGGTGCCAACCGTCGACATCGAAGGAGGCTTCGTGATTGTCGAGGCCATTGCGGGCCTACTCGACATCGGTGAGTGA
- the cofG gene encoding 7,8-didemethyl-8-hydroxy-5-deazariboflavin synthase CofG, translating into MRTVHPGPDPELAIAYLDGTVGADPLFVEARRLRDEGKGRIVTYSPKVFIPLTTMCRDQCTYCTFVKPPGNGGEYLTPDDVLAIALAGDRHGCTEALFTLGDAPEDKYPAAREFLASVDCTTTMDYVVAMTERVHAETGLFPHANPGVMAENAVARLRRSNPSIGLMLENISPRLTEPGMPHFNCPDKVPAVRVATIEAAGRQKVPFTSGILVGIGETNAEIVDSLFALADLQSRWGHIQEVIIQNFRAKADTRMRFGAEPIPSWFARVVALARWIMGPTMNVQVPPNLTERYETYLEAGINDWGGVSPLTIDWVNPEAPWPHLADLTARTTAAGFELRSRLPVYPEYISDGWLDAAVLTKVREATTDDGYGHTPQLAEKG; encoded by the coding sequence GTGAGGACCGTGCATCCCGGTCCTGACCCAGAACTTGCCATTGCCTATCTCGACGGTACGGTTGGTGCCGATCCCCTGTTTGTCGAGGCACGACGATTGCGTGATGAGGGGAAGGGGCGGATCGTCACATACTCGCCAAAAGTCTTTATTCCTTTGACCACGATGTGTCGGGACCAGTGCACGTACTGCACATTCGTCAAACCTCCCGGAAATGGGGGGGAATATCTCACACCAGACGATGTGCTTGCAATCGCCCTGGCCGGTGACCGCCATGGATGTACCGAAGCCTTGTTCACATTGGGCGATGCGCCAGAAGACAAATACCCGGCCGCCAGAGAGTTCCTGGCGTCGGTCGATTGCACGACGACCATGGACTATGTCGTGGCGATGACTGAACGAGTTCATGCGGAAACCGGGCTCTTTCCCCATGCCAATCCCGGGGTGATGGCTGAGAATGCGGTGGCCCGGTTACGGCGATCGAATCCCTCCATTGGACTGATGCTCGAGAACATTTCGCCCCGACTTACCGAACCCGGAATGCCCCACTTCAACTGCCCCGATAAAGTGCCAGCTGTCAGAGTTGCCACAATCGAAGCGGCCGGACGCCAGAAGGTTCCATTCACGTCCGGGATTCTGGTTGGAATCGGCGAGACCAACGCTGAGATCGTAGATTCGTTGTTTGCCCTTGCCGACTTGCAGAGCCGCTGGGGGCATATCCAGGAGGTCATCATCCAGAACTTCCGGGCGAAGGCTGATACTCGCATGCGGTTCGGTGCCGAGCCGATCCCGAGTTGGTTTGCCAGGGTGGTAGCACTTGCTCGCTGGATCATGGGTCCGACCATGAACGTTCAGGTTCCGCCGAACCTGACCGAACGGTATGAGACGTACCTTGAGGCAGGAATCAACGATTGGGGTGGGGTTTCGCCCTTGACGATCGACTGGGTTAACCCCGAAGCGCCCTGGCCTCATCTGGCTGATCTCACCGCACGGACCACGGCGGCCGGCTTTGAGCTTCGGTCCCGGCTACCGGTCTACCCCGAATACATATCCGACGGTTGGCTTGACGCCGCGGTCCTGACGAAGGTCCGGGAGGCCACCACCGACGATGGGTACGGACATACTCCACAATTGGCCGAGAAAGGTTAG
- the cofH gene encoding 5-amino-6-(D-ribitylamino)uracil--L-tyrosine 4-hydroxyphenyl transferase CofH: MGELRSVVGDLRERTAFPAGVTVDEGRVALDDDVFTAWLNLIDAAGWARPRYSWAPGKDEAPPVPSGRVSAQWPDGVWVGGQAPAALDGAGSLRPILQRSLEGVAPTVDELEQLFQARGDQVDAVAFVADCLRERTNGPQVTYVVNRNINYTNMCYFKCGFCAFSKGPKSLNLRGDPYLMGVDEIVGWTKEAWDRGATEVTLQGGIHPEFTGDFYAGVVRAIKAELPEMHIHGFTPLEVWQGAETLGVSVKVFLSQLKEAGLGTLPGTAAEILDDSVREHLCPDKIRTSQWSEVMITAHEMGLRATATVMFGHIDAPRSWANHYEVIRQIQRRTGGFTEFVPLSFVHMGAPIWLRGRSRPGPTWDEVVLIHAVARIAFDGLIDNIQASWVKLGVDGAQRLLSAGCNDLGGTLMGEIITRSAGAAHGTEITPEELRTAIVDVGRIPALRSTLYEVLQTTF, from the coding sequence ATCGGTGAGCTCCGCTCGGTGGTCGGTGACCTGCGGGAACGGACGGCGTTCCCGGCCGGCGTGACGGTCGATGAGGGGAGAGTGGCTCTCGACGATGATGTCTTTACGGCGTGGCTGAACCTGATAGATGCTGCCGGGTGGGCTCGTCCCAGGTACAGCTGGGCCCCCGGCAAGGATGAGGCGCCACCCGTCCCGTCCGGGCGGGTATCGGCTCAGTGGCCAGATGGTGTGTGGGTCGGTGGCCAGGCGCCAGCTGCGCTCGATGGGGCCGGTTCCCTCCGACCGATCCTGCAACGTTCTCTCGAGGGAGTCGCACCGACCGTCGATGAGCTCGAGCAGCTCTTTCAGGCCAGAGGCGATCAGGTTGATGCGGTGGCGTTCGTCGCAGATTGTTTGCGAGAAAGAACGAATGGACCGCAAGTCACATACGTCGTGAACCGCAATATCAACTACACGAACATGTGCTATTTCAAGTGCGGGTTCTGCGCATTCTCCAAGGGACCCAAGAGCCTTAACCTGCGCGGCGATCCGTATTTGATGGGAGTCGATGAGATCGTCGGCTGGACCAAGGAGGCCTGGGACCGGGGGGCGACGGAGGTCACCCTGCAAGGCGGGATCCACCCGGAGTTCACGGGTGACTTCTATGCGGGCGTCGTTCGGGCCATCAAAGCCGAATTACCGGAAATGCATATCCATGGGTTCACGCCGCTAGAGGTCTGGCAAGGTGCCGAGACGCTTGGTGTCTCCGTGAAAGTGTTCCTCTCCCAACTCAAAGAGGCCGGTCTCGGAACGTTGCCAGGAACTGCGGCCGAAATACTCGACGATTCGGTCAGGGAACACCTGTGTCCGGACAAGATTCGAACCTCCCAGTGGTCAGAAGTCATGATTACGGCCCATGAGATGGGCTTGCGGGCTACGGCGACGGTGATGTTCGGCCATATTGACGCCCCGCGATCATGGGCGAATCACTACGAGGTAATACGCCAGATTCAGCGGCGAACCGGCGGCTTCACGGAGTTCGTTCCCCTGTCTTTCGTTCATATGGGCGCCCCGATTTGGTTGCGGGGCCGTTCCCGGCCCGGACCGACCTGGGACGAAGTGGTTTTGATCCACGCCGTAGCCCGGATCGCGTTCGATGGGCTAATCGACAACATCCAGGCGTCGTGGGTGAAACTCGGTGTCGATGGCGCCCAGCGTCTGCTGTCCGCCGGCTGCAATGACTTAGGTGGGACGCTCATGGGTGAGATCATCACCCGTTCGGCCGGGGCGGCGCACGGAACGGAGATAACGCCGGAGGAACTCCGTACCGCCATCGTGGATGTTGGCCGGATCCCGGCATTGCGCAGCACGCTCTATGAGGTTCTCCAGACCACCTTCTGA
- a CDS encoding pyridoxamine 5'-phosphate oxidase family protein, whose protein sequence is MGSSFDSVSHETAAWIGQQRMFFVATAPLGESGHVNVSPKGLDTFLLVGPNQAAYLDLTGSGAETIAHLRENGRITFMFCAFEGNPEIVRLYGRGRVVFPQDDEFVSLVSRFAPRPGIRSVIVADIDRVGSSCGFGVPLMEFSGDRDRLDRWAMAKGEAHLPGYWASKNARSIDGLRAVGD, encoded by the coding sequence ATGGGCAGCTCCTTTGACTCTGTTTCTCATGAAACCGCCGCCTGGATCGGGCAACAGCGGATGTTTTTTGTCGCGACCGCCCCACTCGGCGAGTCCGGCCATGTCAACGTTTCACCGAAAGGCCTTGATACGTTCCTTCTGGTCGGACCCAACCAGGCGGCCTATCTCGATCTGACCGGGTCCGGGGCCGAGACGATCGCTCACCTGCGTGAAAATGGCCGGATCACCTTCATGTTTTGTGCATTCGAAGGAAACCCTGAGATCGTCAGGTTGTATGGCCGGGGCCGGGTTGTTTTTCCCCAAGACGACGAATTTGTGAGTCTGGTCAGCAGGTTTGCGCCCCGGCCCGGCATCCGATCCGTGATCGTGGCTGATATCGACAGAGTCGGGTCGTCCTGCGGATTTGGTGTGCCTTTGATGGAGTTCTCTGGTGATCGGGACCGGCTCGATCGCTGGGCGATGGCCAAGGGCGAGGCCCACCTGCCGGGTTATTGGGCATCGAAGAACGCCAGAAGTATTGATGGTTTGCGGGCGGTGGGTGATTGA
- a CDS encoding response regulator transcription factor, which yields MTEPIRVFIVDDHDLFRAGVRNELGSAIEVVGEASEVDAAIELIAERSPDVVLLDVHMPGGGGKAVLEGVNEANPGVAFLALSASDAAEDVVAIIRAGARGYVTKTIAPHELVAAIERVHGGDAVFSPRLAGFVLDAFSHIAIADIDPELDLLTDRERDVLRHIARGYTYKETGEQLFISVKTVESHMSSVLRKLQLSNRHELTKWATDRKLI from the coding sequence ATGACGGAACCGATTCGGGTATTCATCGTTGATGATCATGATCTATTCAGAGCGGGAGTCCGCAATGAATTGGGGTCGGCGATTGAGGTCGTCGGCGAGGCCAGCGAGGTTGACGCTGCTATCGAGCTTATCGCTGAGCGTTCCCCCGATGTGGTGCTCCTCGATGTCCACATGCCTGGCGGGGGAGGCAAGGCGGTTCTGGAGGGGGTCAACGAAGCAAACCCGGGCGTGGCTTTCCTGGCTTTGTCGGCCTCGGACGCCGCCGAAGATGTTGTGGCAATCATCCGGGCAGGCGCTCGCGGTTATGTGACGAAAACGATTGCCCCCCATGAGCTCGTGGCGGCCATCGAACGGGTTCATGGTGGTGATGCGGTGTTCTCGCCGCGATTGGCCGGGTTTGTACTTGACGCGTTCTCGCACATTGCGATTGCCGACATCGATCCGGAGTTGGATCTTCTTACCGATCGTGAGCGCGATGTGCTGCGTCACATTGCCAGGGGGTATACCTACAAAGAGACCGGGGAACAGTTGTTTATTTCCGTCAAAACGGTCGAGTCACACATGTCGTCGGTTTTACGCAAGCTTCAACTGTCAAACCGGCATGAGCTGACCAAATGGGCCACCGATCGCAAGCTTATTTAG
- the trmD gene encoding tRNA (guanosine(37)-N1)-methyltransferase TrmD, protein MRVTVLTIFPEFFDSPLGVSIVKRARDLGVLEIDIRDLRTYGLGTHRQVDDAPFGGGAGMVMMVEPFHNALGPLAESHRVLMSPSGDRLTQSTLDRWATLDHLTLVCGRYEGIDERVTDHHIDEVVSLADVVLAGGEVAALAIIEGVARLLEGVLGNPESTGHESFRDGLLEEPQYTRPSEFNGWTVPEVLLSGDHARIAAWRHEQRIIRTRNRRPDLLD, encoded by the coding sequence ATGAGAGTCACGGTCCTAACCATCTTTCCAGAGTTTTTTGACTCTCCGCTCGGAGTGAGCATCGTCAAACGTGCCCGTGACCTCGGGGTTCTTGAGATCGACATTCGCGATCTCCGCACGTACGGACTCGGCACTCACCGACAGGTCGACGATGCTCCGTTCGGAGGGGGAGCGGGCATGGTGATGATGGTCGAACCCTTCCACAATGCCCTCGGACCCCTGGCTGAATCCCATCGGGTTCTCATGTCGCCGTCTGGCGACCGATTGACCCAGTCGACATTGGACCGATGGGCCACCCTGGATCATCTCACGCTCGTATGCGGGCGATACGAAGGAATAGACGAACGGGTGACCGATCACCATATCGACGAAGTTGTCTCATTGGCAGACGTGGTGCTGGCCGGCGGAGAAGTCGCTGCGCTGGCCATCATTGAGGGTGTGGCGCGGCTCCTCGAGGGTGTTCTGGGCAATCCCGAATCGACCGGGCATGAATCGTTCCGCGACGGACTCCTGGAGGAACCGCAATACACGCGTCCGTCGGAGTTCAACGGATGGACCGTCCCGGAAGTTCTCTTGAGTGGCGATCACGCCAGGATTGCCGCCTGGCGGCATGAGCAGCGTATCATTCGTACCCGAAACCGCCGACCCGACCTGCTGGATTGA